One window of Doryrhamphus excisus isolate RoL2022-K1 chromosome 13, RoL_Dexc_1.0, whole genome shotgun sequence genomic DNA carries:
- the grem1b gene encoding gremlin-1 yields the protein MANSTRIICSLLFILGFLSSLGESKRNRGSQGAIPHPDKNNPNESERQQAGSGPRQRHGSSSPADEVLESSQEALHVTERQYLKRDWCKTQPLKQTIHEEGCISRTIINRFCYGQCNSFYIPRHIRREEGAFQSCSFCKPKRFTTMTFTLNCPDQQPPTKKKRIQRVKQCRCISIELD from the coding sequence ATGGCCAACTCGACGCGCATCATCTGCAGTCTCCTGTTCATCCTCGGCTTTCTGTCCTCTCTCGGGGAGTCCAAAAGAAACCGAGGCTCCCAGGGCGCCATTCCCCATCCGGACAAAAACAACCCCAACGAATCCGAGCGACAGCAAGCGGGCTCCGGTCCCCGCCAGAGACACGGCTCGTCCTCCCCCGCCGACGAGGTGCTGGAGTCCAGCCAGGAGGCGTTACACGTAACCGAGCGCCAGTATTTGAAACGGGACTGGTGCAAGACGCAGCCCCTCAAGCAGACCATCCACGAAGAGGGCTGCATCAGCCGCACCATCATCAACCGCTTCTGCTACGGACAGTGTAACTCCTTCTACATCCCCAGGCACATCCGCAGGGAGGAGGGCGCCTTCCAGTCGTGCTCCTTCTGCAAACCCAAACGCTTCACCACCATGACTTTCACTTTGAACTGCCCCGACCAACAGCCGCCCACCAAGAAGAAACGCATCCAACGCGTCAAGCAGTGCCGCTGTATATCCATAGAGCTGGACTAG
- the LOC131140071 gene encoding rho GTPase-activating protein 11A-like yields the protein MMVDERNLIRLVAVQHLQSAYGIKTKSCNKNKAARCKSTANNSSKVFGVPLENLPYYNMECGCVPSFLVDACMKLQAHIDTEGLFRKSGSVVRLKALRAKVDSGEECLATALPCDVAGLVKQFFRELPEPVLPMELQEAFLKAQQLATKEEQTCATMLLSSLLPDRNQSVLRHFFDFLQNVSKRSAENKMDICNLSVILAPNLLHSGDGTEKMNANTEKRLKLQTAVVHCFIEHAENFGVLPQFLEEKVSAMIACESGVLSPVYNELRELDQNSGMRRKNRHSFGVFSSTTPVIATPISKRKLPLDSGHSFGFSNKKRRSVKNLGMDLLPNSLFSGTSTPGSAYSASGVLDASQSTLPSASKSRKQAATSARRKSRRHSSRHVVSRVESGRTGCFSPKVGKKEAPRKSLRLRFSLGRNHKDAGSESIGWRLATQESTASFCFTKETVFSPSAQPTNVDSKSSTFRSKSEDNLLTPQCDPDVHCTSWSVEAPGGEQPFSVGAFTDTPTSVRLKSNCVSEPTIVVSKPLTASSLPKKLCCASSAESLECESSIFKASCQTGVPLPKLENSFQEAGAELGALTQETVQAEPRDSILCKTPVVATPTSQRGLVHEQNLTFDIATLSPLHIDSVVLESVGSCSPPVREPQSSFCSAAESRSSSATPGSNDSVGQVRCSRLIDALDIQSPAHFRMRVSPGLQSTPYKPDLGDELGTDAVDANVTAAHHQDLSFAEAGAKSPNRLAHHKSRVADHIQHFNKLTLQSPKGRVQEIKSPLKFQRTPVRQAVRRINSLLGESRRPAWNLELTTSQGMNAIKAVSLESGLSPHPHPQPPNGENSTRPLKKPPPVPPKKPSLLAGKVKTGALGDVTNKVQPKTKVDSSLADAGAQKVVLQQLAKREVQHYRGSPRNPLNQPRLLSATKPVDL from the exons ATGATGGTCGACGAGAGAAATTTGATCCGACTTGTGGCTGTGCAACATCTTCAGTCAGCTTATGGAATCAAGACAAAGAgctgcaacaaaaacaaagcagccAGGTGCAAGTCAACTGCCAACAACTCG TCAAAGGTTTTTGGCGTACCTTTGGAGAACTTGCCATATTATAACATGGAGTGTGGCTGCGTGCCAAG CTTCCTCGTAGATGCATGCATGAAGCTCCAAGCACACATCGACACAGAGGGCCTCTTCAGAAAATCGGGCTCTGTTGTCCGCCTGAAAGCACTACGG GCTAAAGTGGATTCGGGCGAGGAGTGCCTGGCGACTGCTCTTCCTTGTGATGTGGCCGGCCTGGTGAAGCAGTTTTTCAGGGAACTGCCAGAGCCGGTGCTGCCTATGGAGCTGCAGGAGGCGTTTCTCAAGGCCCAGCAGCTCGCTACCAAAGAGGAGCAGACCTGCGCCACCATGCTTCTGTCCTCTCTGCTGCCTGACAGGAACCAAAGCGTGTTGCGGCACTTCTTTGACTTCCTTCAAAATGTGTCCAAGAG GAGTGCAGAAAATAAGATGGACATCTGCAACCTGTCCGTGATCTTGGCTCCCAACCTCCTCCACTCCGGAGACGGCACAGAAAAGATGAATGCCAACACAGAGAAACGCCTCAAACTGCAGACGGCTGTAGTTCACTGTTTTATAGAGCACGCCGAAAACTTTG gtgTTTTGCCACAGTTCCTGGAAGAGAAAGTATCAGCCATGATTGCCTGTGAGTCGGGGGTTCTGTCCCCTGTGTACAACGAGCTTCGGGAGCTGGACCAAAATTCAGGGATGAGGAGAAAAAACAGGCACAGTTTTGgag tctTTTCTTCTACCACTCCTGTGATTGCGACGCCCATCTCCAAGCGAAAGCTTCCTTTAGATTCTGGTCATTCGTTTGGATTCTCGAACAAAAAACGTAGATCTGTCAAGAACCTTGGGATGGACTTACTTCCCAATTCTTTGTTCAGTGGGACCTCTACTCCTGGATCAG CTTACAGCGCCTCAGGGGTGTTGGATGCCTCCCAAAGTACCCTTCCCTCTGCAAGCAAGTCTCGAAAGCAGGCGGCCACCTCAGCAAGGAGAAAGAGTAGACGGCATAGCAGCAGACATGTAGTCAGCAG AGTTGAATCGGGACGCACCGGCTGCTTTTCTCCCAAAGTTGGCAAAAAAGAGGCACCGCGCAAGTCGCTCCGTCTGCGTTTCAGCCTGGGGAGGAACCATAAAGACGCC GGGTCTGAGTCCATAGGCTGGCGACTTGCCACCCAGGAGAGCACCGCCAGTTTTTGTTTCACCAAAGAGACCGTGTTCAGTCCATCGGCTCAGCCCACAAACGTCGACTCCAAGA GTTCAACGTTTAGAAGTAAGTCTGAGGACAACTTGCTGACCCCTCAATGCGACCCAGATGTCCACTGCACCTCATGGAGCGTGGAGGCCCCTGGAGGAGAGCAGCCTTTCAGTGTTGGCGCCTTCACCGATACACCCACGAGTGTGCGTCTGAAGAGCAACTGCGTGTCTGAACCCACCATAGTCGTGTCCAAACCGCTGACTGCGTCCAGCCTTCCGAAGAAGCTGTGTTGCGCTTCCAGCGCGGAGAGCCTAGAATGCGAGTCCTCCATCTTCAAAGCCTCTTGCCAAACTGGAGTGCCCCTGCCGAAGCTTGAGAACAGCTTCCAAGAAGCCGGTGCCGAACTCGGAGCTCTAACACAGGAGACGGTACAAGCAGAACCACGGGACAGTATCCTCTGTAAGACTCCCGTGGTAGCGACACCGACTAGCCAGAGAGGTCTGGTTCATGAGCAGAACCTTACCTTTGACATAGCGACCTTATCGCCTTTGCATATTGATAGTGTAGTTTTAGAGTCTGTTGGGAGCTGCAGTCCACCAGTGAGAGAACCTCAGAGTTCGTTTTGTTCTGCCGCCGAAAGCCGCAGCAGCTCTGCGACGCCAGGAAGCAACGACTCTGTGGGGCAGGTACGCTGTAGCAGGCTGATTGACGCTCTGGACATCCAGAGTCCGGCCCACTTCAGAATGCGTGTCTCTCCAGGACTTCAGTCTACTCCCTACAAGCCAGACCTTGGAGATGAGCTGGGCACAGATGCCGTTGACGCAAATGTCACTGCAGCGCATCACCAGGACTTGTCTTTCGCAGAGGCCGGCGCAAAAAGTCCAAACCGGCTGGCCCACCACAAGTCCCGCGTGGCGGACCACATTCAACACTTCAACAAACTCACCCTTCAGTCTCCCAAAGGCAGAGTCCAGGAAATCAAGTCGCCGCTCAAGTTTCAGCGCACCCCTGTGCGTCAGGCGGTCCGCAGGATCAACTCTCTTCTGGGAGAGAGCCGGAGACCCGCTTGGAATCTGGAGCTGACCACCAGTCAAGGCATGAATGCTATAAAAGCAGTGAGCCTCGAGAGCGGCCTGTCCCCCCACCCACACCCTCAGCCACCGAACGGAGAGAACAGCACACGTCCCCTAAAGAAGCCACCCCCAGTGCCACCCAAAAAGCCAAGCCTCTTGGCCGGTAAAGTCAAGACCGGTGCTCTGGGCGACGTGACCAACAAGGTCCAACCCAAGACCAAAGTGGACTCTTCTCTCGCCGATGCAGGAGCTCAGAAGGTCGTTTTGCAGCAGCTGGCGAAGAGAGAGGTGCAACATTACCGAGGCTCACCGAGAAACCCTCTTAACCAACCTCGCCTGCTGTCTGCCACCAAGCCTGTGGATTTGTAG
- the LOC131140073 gene encoding serine protease HTRA2, mitochondrial-like: MAITLTVVSRCFLARLMSHARCHPSSQCPSRRNISLIDTPGSRLATVVLYNHGGTGENTRLDRKAPSWDRKGGERDDDNHFRLLQTLSAGLGLCGAVFLDIKEGGLAKKTQSNGVLERILWSAECASPFKPDSPRYKYNFIADVVEKSTPAVVYIEIVGRHPFSGREMAVSNGSGFIISSDGLIVTNAHVVANKRGVRVKLTNGEVYQATVQDVDQVADIATIKISAKNPLPTLSLGRSSDVRQGEFVVAMGSPFALRNTITSGIISSVQRGSKELGLSNPNMDYIQTDAAIDFGNSGGPLINLDGEVIGINTMKVTAGISFAIPSDRLRSFLDQAANRKKGSWFGQSETKRRYIGVMMLTLTQSIIAELKLRDPFFPDVTHGILIHRVIVGSPANRAGLLPGDVVLEINGAKVNTSEEIYTAVRSSDKITMVVQRGREQLHLQMTPEYTE, from the exons ATGGCAATAACCTTAACTGTTGTCAGTCGTTGTTTTCTCGCGAGGTTAATGTCACACGCTCGGTGTCATCCATCCAGCCAGTGTCCGAGCCGAAGAAACATTTCCCTGATTGACACACCAGGCAGCCGACTGGCCACGGTAGTGTTATACAATCACGGGGGAACCGGCGAAAACACGCGACTGGACCGAAAAGCTCCATCGTGGGATAGGAAAGGAGGAGAACGCGACGACGACAACCACTTCCGGCTGCTTCAGACGTTGTCAGCGGGCTTGGGACTCTGTGGTGCTGTGTTTCTGGACATTAAAGAGGGCGGACTCGCAAAGAAAACACAATCAAATGGGGTACTTGAACGCATCCTTTGGTCAGCAGAGTGTGCGTCCCCTTTTAAACCGGACAGTCCTCGGtataaatacaactttattgcgGATGTTGTGGAAAAGTCTACTCCGGCTGTGGTCTACATAGAAATCGTAGGCAG ACATCCATTTTCAGGGAGAGAGATGGCCGTGTCCAATGGTTCTGGTTTTATCATCAGCAGTGATGGACTCATAGTGACCAATGCTCATGTTGTGGCCAATAAGAGAGGGGTCCGAGTCAAGCTGACTAATGGAGAAGTATACCAGGCAACCGTGCAGGATGTCGATCAGGTGGCGGACATTGCCACCATCAAAATCTCTGCAAAG AATCCTTTACCCACACTCTCACTCGGCCGTTCGTCTGACGTCCGTCAAGGGGAGTTTGTCGTGGCCATGGGAAGCCCGTTTGCTTTACGGAACACCATCACATCAGGCATCATTAGCTCAGTGCAGAGAGGCAGTAAGGAGCTGGGCCTGTCCAATCCCAACATGGACTACATACAGACGGATGCAGCCATCGAT TTTGGGAATTCCGGAGGCCCACTCATCAATCTG GATGGTGAGGTCATCGGGATAAACACTATGAAGGTCACTGCAGGAATCTCCTTTGCTATCCCATCCGATCGCCTGAGATCTTTTCTTGATCAAGCTGCAAACAGAAAAA AAGGTTCCTGGTTTGGCCAGTCGGAGACAAAGCGACGGTACATTGGTGTCATGATGCTAACACTCACGCAGAG TATCATTGCAGAGTTGAAGTTGAGGGATCCATTTTTCCCAGATGTGACACATGGAATTTTGATCCACAGAGTCATCGTCGGTTCCCCAGCAAACAG AGCTGGCCTGCTGCCAGGAGACGTTGTACTGGAAATCAACGGAGCGAAGGTCAACACCTCAGAGGAGATCTACACTGCTGTCCGCAGCAGCGATAAGATCACTATGGTGGTGCAGAGAGGACGAGAGCAGCTTCACCTGCAAATGACTCCTGAATACACGGAGTGA
- the hif1aa gene encoding hypoxia inducible factor 1 subunit alpha a produces MDTGIVPEKKRVSSERRKEKSRDAARCRRGKESEVFYELAQQLPLSHSISSSLDKASIMRLTISYLRLRKLLSTDEPKSEEESELDTQLNSSYLKALDGFLMVLSEDGDMVYLSENVNKCLGLAQFDLTGHSVFDFTHPCDQEELREMLVHRAGSKKAKELDAERSFFLRMKCTLTSRGRTVNVKSATWKVLHCSGHVCLHDSLTAQTANDHAESPVPYLVLICDPIPHPSNIEVPLDTKTFLSRHTMDMKFTYCDERITELMGYEPEDLLNRSVYEYYHALDSDHLTKTHHNLFAKGQVSTGQYRMLAKRGGFVWVETQATVIYNNKNSQPQCIVCVNFVLSGIQEEKVIMSLEQTEDVKPVKQEQQDDDNAVVESCPPEKSPSPLKEVLVEEKKPPELDVIKLFTQTVEPKPVTSLYDQLKEEPEALTLLAPAAGDTIISLDFSCPDADIQLLKDVPLYNDVMLPATSDKLAAPLSPLPPSEPLTVETVDGKSPASTPATNHSPAQVPPLMDFCLTMDSDMSDFKLDLVEKLFAIDTQPKTPFTTQTTEDLDLEMLAPYIPMDDDFQLRSLSPEEPLSCGPVKSLESSPVKQEVHNYSGSHGSCATTPAPQEPLVVSPSSVILAKRTPQLEKGVSLWTLAAQNAQRKRKLEDIRVMVGKDTVLQEHGKKLKSTTQTVVLLPSDLASCLLGSTSEATSSLFTLPQLTRYDCEVNAPLQGRQCLLQGEELLRALDHVN; encoded by the exons GGTGAGCTCGGAGCGGAGGAAGGAAAAGTCGAGGGATGCAGCGAGATGCCGGCGAGGGAAGGAGTCGGAGGTGTTTTACGAGCTGGCCCAGCAGCTACCTCTGTCTCACAGCATCAGCTCCAGCCTGGACAAGGCCTCCATCATGAGACTTACCATCAGCTACCTGCGCTTGAGGAAACTCCTCAGCACTG ACGAGCCAAAATCAGAGGAGGAGAGTGAGTTGGACACCCAGCTGAACAGCTCCTACTTAAAAGCTCTGGATGGTTTTCTCATGGTGCTTTCTGAAGATGGAGATATGGTCTATCTCTCTGAGAATGTTAACAAGTGTCTCGGCCTGGCACAG TTTGACCTGACTGGACACAGCGTGTTTGATTTTACGCACCCATGTGATCAGGAGGAACTGAGGGAGATGCTGGTCCACAGAGCAG GCTCCAAAAAGGCCAAGGAATTGGACGCAGAGCGTAGCTTCTTCCTTCGGATGAAGTGCACACTCACCAGTCGGGGCCGTACTGTCAATGTCAAGTCCGCTACATGGAAG GTGCTCCACTGCTCCGGGCACGTGTGCCTTCATGACAGCCTCACAGCACAGACTGCCAATGACCATGCGGAGTCACCAGTTCCCTACTTGGTGCTCATCTGTGACCCTATTCCACACCCTTCCAACATTGAAGTCCCTCTGGACACCAAGACCTTCCTCAGCCGCCATACAATGGACATGAAGTTCACATACTGTGACGAGAG GATCACTGAGCTGATGGGATATGAGCCGGAAGACCTGTTGAATCGTTCAGTGTACGAGTACTACCACGCTCTGGACTCGGACCACCTTACCAAGACTCATCATAACT TGTTTGCAAAGGGCCAGGTCAGCACAGGCCAATACCGGATGCTGGCCAAGAGAGGTGGTTTTGTGTGGGTGGAGACGCAAGCAACTGTCATCTACAACAACAAGAACTCTCAACCACAATGCATTGTCTGTGTCAACTTTGTTCTCAG TGGCATCCAGGAGGAAAAAGTGATTATGTCTTTGGAGCAGACAGAAGATGTGAAGCCTGTAAAGCAGGAGCAGCAGGATGACGACAATGCTGTTGTGGAGAGCTGCCCGCCAGAGAAGTCTCCATCCCCGCTGAAGGAGGTGCTGGTCGAGGAGAAGAAGCCCCCCGAGCTGGATGTGATCAAGCTGTTTACACAAACAGTTGAGCCGAAGCCGGTGACCAGCTTGTATGATCAGCTGAAAGAAGAGCCTGAAGCCCTCACGCTGCTGGCTCCAGCAGCTGGAGACACCATCATATCCCTGGACTTCAGCTGCCCTG ATGCTGATATCCAGCTGCTGAAAGATGTGCCTCTCTACAATGACGTGATGCTTCCTGCCACGAGCGACAAGCTAGCCGCGCCTCTTTCCCCTCTGCCACCAAGTGAGCCCCTCACTGTCGAAACTGTGGATGGAAAAAGCCCCGCGTCCACACCggcaaccaatcacagcccaGCACAG GTTCCTCCACTAATGGACTTTTGCTTAACCATGGACTCGGACATGTCTGATTTCAAACTCGATCTAGTGGAGAAGCTGTTTGCCATTGATACCCAACCCAAGACCCCCTTTACCACACAG ACGACGGAGGACTTGGATCTGGAGATGTTAGCTCCCTACATCCCCATGGACGATGACTTCCAACTGCGCAGTCTGAGCCCAGAAGAGCCTCTGTCTTGTGGACCAGTCAAATCCTTGGAGAGCTCACCTGTCAAACAGGAGGTCCATAATTATTCCGGCTCGCATGGAAGTTGTGCCACCACTCCTGCGCCGCAGGAGCCACTCGTTGTCTCGCCCTCTTCTGTGATCCTCGCTAAGAG AACACCACAATTGGAGAAGGGTGTGTCACTCTGGACCCTGGCTGCGCAAAATGCACAGCGCAAAAGAAAACTGGAAGACATAAGAGTGATGGTTGGGAAG GATACCGTGCTCCAGGAACATGGGAAAAAGCTGAAGTCCACCACCCAAACTGTAGTTCTGCTACCGTCAG ATTTGGCAAGTTGCCTGCTAGGCAgcacatcagaggccaccaGTAGCCTTTTCACCCTGCCACAACTCACTCGCTACGACTGCGAGGTCAACGCCCCCTTACAGGGTCGCCAGTGTCTGCTGCAAGGGGAGGAGCTTCTGCGGGCATTGGACCATGTCAACTGA